The Paenibacillus sp. FSL H7-0357 nucleotide sequence GGATGTGGCCATCTTGTCAACTTCACTGCGGAATCTGGTCAGCAATCTGACCAAAACAGAGAATAAGCTGAGCTATATGTCGGATATGGCTCTGCACGATGTGCTAACAGGGCTGCCGAACCGGGCCGGATTGAACGAATTTTTGGTTCACGCGGTGAACAAGGCTAAATTGAACCGGACAACCCTCAGTTTTCTGTATATGGATCTGGACGGATTCAAAAAAGTGAATGATACTTTCGGCCATGCTACCGGTGATGTTCTGCTCCAGCAGGTGGCTGTGCGGCTGCGGGAGTGCACCCGAGACAATGAAATCGTTGCCCGTCTGGGCGGAGATGAATTTGTGATCATTCTGCATACTTCTGCAAGCAAACCCATGCAGGAGTCGGAGGTTGTTGCAGCGCGCATCATCAGCAAAGTTAATCTGCCGGTCGTCATTGGAGGCGATACCATACAGGTCGGATGCAGTGTCGGAGCAGCCGTATGGACTCCAGACTGCTTGGATACAGCCGAAACTCTGCGGCTGGCGGACGAGGCATTATATATTTCTAAACGCAGCGGCAAAAATCGGATTACATTTGAAGCCGCTTGCTAATAGGCGCTGTGCAGCCAAAAAACCTTTCTGTGTAGATATAGCGGTTAACCTGCCGCTGTACCCTAAGAAAGGTTTTTTTGTGTTGCTATTCTAATGAGATTCTTAGTTGTTAGTGAAAACCTTAGCGCAATTTTTTTCGGGGGGAAGCCCACCATTTGATCCAGAGGCTCCCTTCGTCATCATGAAATAATTTAATGCCAAACCATCTAAGGGGTGTCCACAACTCTTTAAAATAATATGATGGCATAGTCCAATAGACCCTCCTAAATAGTTAATTTTCACTATATACTACCCCAAATTTTAGTAACTAACAATAGCTTTTCTATCAAATCCAGGTAAAGTTTTGGTAAAATCAGGGCTGTTTATCTTAAAGCTGGTTGCTCTATGTATGGTGTAGGATAAACAATTGATAATTCATTACCCCTTTATTCACTTAGCTAAACATCTATCTTGAATTCATAGGAATAAGCACAAGCTATTTGGCAGAATGCGCATTTAATATAGGGAGGGATGTGATGAGATGACGGAGACCGAATTTATTTCCAGAATTATACCCTACGCAGTCGAAGATATGAAGCGCAGTCATATTGCGGCCTCGCTGACCATTGCGCAGGCAGCGCTGGAATCCAGTTGGGGGAACAGCAGTCTAACGGTTAAATCCAATAACCTCTTTGGCATTAAAGGCAGCGGACCTGCCGGAAGTGTGGCGGTACGGACAACAGAGTACAGAGACGGCAAAGCGGTGAAGGTGACTGCAGCCTTCCGTGCTTACAATAACTGGGGTGAATCTGTGGCCGACCATTCTGCGTTGATCATCGGCGGGGTCTCATGGAATCACACCCTATACAGCAAGGTGATTGGTGCGGATGGAAAAAAGGCCGCACGGGAAATTGCCGCAGCGGGATATGCGACTGATCCCAAGTATGCGGCAAAGCTGATTCAGATAATGAATACCTATAACTTGTACGCATATGATGAAATTAAGGAGGAGGATGAGATGTCGGCGGAAGATAAGCAAAAGCTTGCAAGTCTGGAAAAAGAACTGAAAGATCTGCGGATTTTGTTGTCCGATCTTGCAGTCAGCAGAGATATGCTGAAGACAGATGTACAGGAGCACGGGCAGGCGATCACTAGTGCGACTGAGCGCCTTTCCCTAATTGAAGGCCGGATGGTGATGAATGTCCCGGCATGGGCGGAGTCGGCTGTCAGTGCAGCAGTGGCGGCGGGACTGCTGGATACGCCTGCCGGCGGCAGCTTGGATTTTTACCGGGTTCTGACAGTATTGCATCGGGCGGGATTGCTGTCATCCCGGAAGGAGGGGTGAACGTCATGTATAACGATGCGCTTAACAATGTGCTTGCTTTCGCATCGGTGTTAGCCGTATTTGTAATGGCTCTCGTTCAGCTTGTGAAGAATAGCGTGAAGCTTCCGCGCAACCTTGTACCGGCGGTTGGTCTGGCAATAGGATTATTAGTCGGGGCCGTTGCCTATCCTTTTACAGATATGAATCTGGTGCTGCGACTGTGGGCAGGCGGACTGGCAGGATTGTCCGCCACAGGTCTGTTTGAACTGGCTTTTAACAAAAGGGATGGAACAACTAAAGATTAATATCCTGTGATTGCTGATTCTTCCGAATCTATTAAAGATTTACTATAAATCATTGAACCTAATGGTGTTATGTACAAGCAATAAGTAATCTCTCTTAATACAATGAAATATGCAAGAAAGGAAGGGGGGGCTCATCATGGGAACTTATCTTGATGCTCGAACCTCGCAGAACGCGAGCATAGCGAACTCTATTGCCATTCCGATTCTGCTGCTGAATGCTCCGCAGCTGTTCGGACAAATTGGCTTGGTCACCGCAGGTGCTACGACGAATCCGCGAGTATTGTTAAAAGGAACAATCTCTTTGACGC carries:
- a CDS encoding glycoside hydrolase family 73 protein; translated protein: MTETEFISRIIPYAVEDMKRSHIAASLTIAQAALESSWGNSSLTVKSNNLFGIKGSGPAGSVAVRTTEYRDGKAVKVTAAFRAYNNWGESVADHSALIIGGVSWNHTLYSKVIGADGKKAAREIAAAGYATDPKYAAKLIQIMNTYNLYAYDEIKEEDEMSAEDKQKLASLEKELKDLRILLSDLAVSRDMLKTDVQEHGQAITSATERLSLIEGRMVMNVPAWAESAVSAAVAAGLLDTPAGGSLDFYRVLTVLHRAGLLSSRKEG
- a CDS encoding holin, whose product is MYNDALNNVLAFASVLAVFVMALVQLVKNSVKLPRNLVPAVGLAIGLLVGAVAYPFTDMNLVLRLWAGGLAGLSATGLFELAFNKRDGTTKD